One part of the Glycine max cultivar Williams 82 chromosome 14, Glycine_max_v4.0, whole genome shotgun sequence genome encodes these proteins:
- the AP2-4 gene encoding AP2 domain-containing transcription factor 4, which produces MVKSENKIHPEQPSSSSSKPMRPLSSSSDNKKKKYKGVRMRSWGSWVSEIRAPNQKTRIWLGSYSTAEAAARAYDAALLCLKGSSANLNFPSSSSSSQHYIIPQDTAMMSPKSIQRVAAAAANNFLDNNAIAINNATTPPSPPLASTSSSFVSSPSMSSSSPLDQIDDDVSLLTPFGAYTTTTATTICDETNESMAMMESWYDLEGLQSPKYVDQMLSGAFFDIDSTQLLDDLYEESDIRLWSFC; this is translated from the coding sequence ATGGTTAAGTCAGAGAACAAGATCCACCCAGAacaaccatcatcatcatcatcaaagcCAATGAGACCATTATCATCATCAAGTgacaacaagaagaagaagtacAAGGGGGTGAGAATGAGAAGCTGGGGGTCATGGGTGTCAGAGATTAGAGCACCAAACCAAAAGACAAGGATATGGTTGGGATCTTATTCAACTGCTGAAGCAGCAGCAAGAGCCTATGATGCTGCACTTCTATGCCTCAAAGGCTCCTCAGCCAATCTCAACTTCCCTTCTTCAAGCTCCTCCTCACAACACTATATCATCCCTCAAGACACTGCCATGATGTCCCCAAAATCAATCCAAAgagttgctgctgctgctgccaaCAATTTCTTGGACAATAATGCTATTGCTATTAATAATGCTACCACCCCACCTTCTCCTCCTCTTGCTTCAACCTCTTCTTCATTTGTATCGTCACCATCAATGTCATCATCATCTCCTTTAGACCAAATTGATGATGATGTCTCTCTTCTGACACCATTTGGGGCCTACACTACTACTACTGCTACTACTATCTGTGACGAAACAAATGAATCAATGGCCATGATGGAATCTTGGTATGACTTGGAGGGGTTGCAATCCCCAAAGTATGTTGATCAAATGCTAAGTGGGGCATTCTTTGACATTGATTCAACACAGTTGCTTGATGATCTGTATGAAGAAAGTGACATTCGCTTGTGGAGTTTCTGCTGA